A section of the Streptomyces sp. CG1 genome encodes:
- a CDS encoding ABC transporter family substrate-binding protein, whose translation MSHGRRSVTAFFTAGVLAVPFLAGCGADEDEAGKPLAGQDIAPVARDLVADGSILKWAVDAVPATLNTFQADADTGTNRIAQAVLPSLFRLDAGGRPVPNPAYLESAKVIETEPRQVVLYKLNQQAVWSDGREIGASDFLAQWRALSGKNTAYWTARNAGYDRIAKIERGASDLQVRVTFARPYADWKSLFSPLYPKEVMGTPEAFNDEARRRLKVTAGPFTVDKVDTADKDVVLSRNPRWWGRSAKLSEIVLHAVPRDKRAEALADGSVDVADVDPADAQRIGLAAHGTANPMQGSGRTSVKKLRAWALAHDFGADAARAGENKLHKAIAEYLDEQLALRDVEVRRSLEPAYTQLALNGSEGPLADDRVRRAVARALDRKELARLVLTPLGLPAVPVGSHLALSGQAAYADDSGAVGGQDTKEAQALLADAGWVSGGPIKGAKKGEKAAGAESDREGKQGKQDRGEGEKSDGGRDGEYIVGEDDKNGDGGDRHLAQEGRNGGVPGAYAPKGTAAAAAPAAPLAKDGKALTLRFVLPSGAGSETLNSVAERISAMLERLGIRTTIIKVSDESYFKDHIASGDYDLALYSWPSSAFPATDDRPVYAKPVPAADGSVNVEQNYTRVGTDQVDQLFDEAAATLDEGKAVSLIRKADARIWAAAGSIPLYQRPQLVAVRKNLVNVGAFGFQTPVYEDMGFLKKGAKISPSPKN comes from the coding sequence ATGTCCCACGGTCGACGGAGCGTCACCGCCTTTTTCACCGCGGGCGTGCTGGCCGTGCCGTTCCTCGCCGGTTGCGGCGCGGACGAGGACGAGGCCGGCAAGCCGCTCGCCGGGCAGGACATCGCCCCGGTCGCCCGGGACCTGGTCGCCGACGGCTCCATCCTGAAGTGGGCCGTCGACGCCGTCCCTGCGACCCTCAACACCTTCCAGGCCGACGCCGACACCGGCACCAACCGCATCGCCCAGGCCGTACTGCCCTCCCTGTTCCGGCTGGACGCCGGCGGCCGGCCGGTACCCAACCCCGCCTACCTGGAGTCGGCCAAGGTCATCGAGACGGAGCCGCGCCAGGTCGTGCTGTACAAGCTGAACCAGCAGGCCGTCTGGAGCGACGGCCGGGAGATCGGGGCCTCCGACTTCCTCGCCCAGTGGCGTGCCCTGTCCGGCAAGAACACCGCCTACTGGACCGCCCGCAACGCCGGCTACGACCGCATCGCGAAGATCGAGCGAGGCGCCAGCGACCTCCAGGTGCGGGTCACCTTCGCCCGTCCCTACGCCGACTGGAAGTCGCTGTTCTCACCGCTGTACCCCAAGGAGGTCATGGGCACCCCGGAGGCCTTCAACGACGAGGCCCGCCGCAGGCTGAAGGTCACCGCCGGACCGTTCACGGTGGACAAGGTCGACACCGCCGACAAGGACGTCGTCCTCAGCCGCAACCCGCGCTGGTGGGGCAGGTCCGCCAAGCTGTCCGAGATCGTGCTGCACGCCGTACCCCGCGACAAGCGGGCCGAGGCGCTCGCCGACGGCAGCGTGGACGTCGCCGACGTCGATCCCGCCGACGCCCAGCGGATCGGGCTCGCCGCCCATGGCACCGCGAACCCGATGCAGGGCTCCGGCCGGACCTCCGTGAAGAAGCTGCGCGCCTGGGCGCTCGCACACGACTTCGGCGCCGACGCGGCCAGGGCCGGCGAGAACAAGCTGCACAAGGCCATCGCCGAGTACCTGGACGAGCAGCTGGCGCTGCGCGACGTCGAGGTCCGCAGATCGCTGGAGCCCGCCTACACCCAGCTCGCCCTCAACGGCTCCGAGGGCCCTCTCGCCGACGACCGCGTCCGCCGGGCCGTCGCCCGCGCCCTGGACCGCAAGGAACTGGCCCGGCTGGTGCTCACCCCGCTGGGCCTGCCCGCCGTCCCCGTCGGCAGCCACCTGGCGCTGTCCGGGCAGGCCGCCTACGCCGACGACAGCGGCGCGGTCGGCGGCCAGGACACCAAGGAGGCGCAGGCGCTGCTCGCCGACGCCGGCTGGGTGTCGGGCGGCCCGATCAAGGGGGCCAAGAAGGGCGAGAAGGCCGCCGGCGCCGAGAGCGACCGGGAGGGCAAGCAAGGCAAGCAGGACAGGGGCGAGGGGGAGAAGTCCGACGGCGGCAGGGACGGCGAGTACATCGTCGGCGAGGACGACAAGAACGGCGACGGCGGTGACCGGCACCTGGCCCAGGAGGGCAGGAACGGGGGCGTACCCGGTGCGTACGCCCCCAAGGGCACGGCCGCGGCCGCCGCTCCTGCGGCCCCGCTCGCCAAGGACGGCAAGGCGCTCACCCTGCGCTTCGTGCTCCCGTCCGGCGCCGGCTCCGAGACGCTGAACTCGGTCGCCGAGCGGATCTCCGCCATGCTGGAACGGCTCGGCATCCGGACGACGATCATCAAGGTCTCGGACGAGAGCTACTTCAAGGACCACATCGCCTCCGGCGACTACGACCTCGCGCTGTACTCGTGGCCGTCCTCCGCGTTCCCGGCGACGGACGACCGGCCGGTCTACGCGAAGCCGGTGCCGGCCGCGGACGGCTCGGTGAACGTCGAGCAGAACTACACACGGGTGGGGACCGACCAGGTCGACCAGCTCTTCGACGAGGCCGCGGCGACGCTGGACGAGGGCAAGGCGGTCTCGCTGATCCGCAAGGCCGACGCGAGGATCTGGGCGGCGGCGGGGTCGATTCCGCTGTATCAGCGGCCTCAGCTGGTGGCCGTGCGGAAGAATCTCGTCAACGTCGGGGCGTTCGGATTCCAGACGCCTGTGTATGAGGACATGGGCTTCCTGAAGAAGGGGGCGAAGATCTCCCCCAGTCCCAAGAACTGA
- a CDS encoding succinate dehydrogenase/fumarate reductase iron-sulfur subunit — protein MSSYEARFKVWRGDVQGGGLEDFTVEVHDGEVVLDIVHRLQATQAPDLAVRWNCKAGKCGSCSAEINGRPRLLCMTRMSVFTREETITITPLRAFPVIRDLVTDVGFNYQKAREVPAFVPPAGVGPGEYRMMQEDVDRSQEFRKCIECFLCQDTCHVVRDHEENKTAFAGPRFLMRIAELDMHPLDAAAESGLDRKGTAQDEHGLGYCNITKCCTEVCPEGIKITDNALIPMKERAVDRKYDPLVWLGSKIRRRTP, from the coding sequence GTGAGCAGCTACGAGGCCCGCTTCAAGGTGTGGCGGGGTGATGTGCAGGGCGGTGGCCTCGAGGACTTCACGGTCGAGGTCCACGACGGTGAAGTGGTCCTGGACATCGTCCACCGTCTCCAGGCCACCCAGGCGCCCGATCTGGCCGTGCGCTGGAACTGCAAGGCCGGCAAGTGCGGTTCGTGCTCGGCGGAGATCAACGGCCGCCCGCGCCTGCTGTGCATGACCCGCATGTCGGTGTTCACGCGCGAGGAGACCATCACGATCACCCCGCTGCGTGCCTTCCCGGTGATCCGCGACCTGGTGACCGACGTCGGCTTCAACTACCAGAAGGCCAGGGAGGTCCCGGCGTTCGTGCCACCCGCCGGTGTCGGTCCCGGCGAGTACCGGATGATGCAGGAGGACGTGGACCGCTCGCAGGAGTTCCGCAAGTGCATCGAGTGTTTCCTGTGCCAGGACACCTGCCATGTGGTGCGCGACCACGAGGAGAACAAGACGGCGTTCGCGGGCCCGCGCTTTCTGATGCGGATCGCGGAACTGGACATGCACCCGCTGGACGCGGCGGCGGAATCCGGTCTGGACCGCAAGGGCACGGCCCAGGACGAACACGGCCTCGGCTACTGCAACATCACCAAGTGCTGCACCGAGGTCTGCCCCGAGGGCATCAAGATCACCGACAACGCCCTGATCCCCATGAAGGAACGCGCGGTGGACCGCAAGTACGACCCGCTGGTGTGGCTGGGCTCGAAGATCAGGAGGCGGACGCCGTAG
- a CDS encoding phosphotransferase, producing the protein MTENRQPRTVADLVPLARAALGPHRRPVAVTRLRGGSKKGVYRLRLDDGGTAIAYVWSPDEDYWALPDADPRDPFSHASGLGLFTAAHDRLTATGVRTPRLLHVAPEAAAAVVEDMTGGSLEDALRRDPEAAGPALRELAESLRALHGCRSAAHGKVAVIDNGGVAYGDACAGVVAGRALSDIAETAVRDPRIAAARERLEDAVRSLADAVRPRTEHSLVHGELGPDHVLLDADGRPVLIDIETPAAVPVRDASEPRRRAVAAGRRGFSRCRTHASDRGVQPGAGAGAGDALTARHRFHGATASAS; encoded by the coding sequence GTGACCGAGAACCGACAGCCCCGGACCGTCGCCGACCTCGTCCCGCTCGCCCGTGCCGCCCTCGGTCCGCACCGCCGGCCGGTCGCCGTCACCCGGCTGCGCGGCGGCAGCAAGAAAGGCGTCTACCGGCTCCGTCTCGACGACGGCGGTACCGCGATCGCCTACGTCTGGTCGCCGGACGAGGACTACTGGGCCCTGCCCGACGCCGATCCTCGCGATCCCTTCTCGCACGCGAGCGGACTCGGCCTGTTCACCGCGGCCCACGACCGGCTCACCGCTACCGGCGTCCGCACCCCGCGCCTGCTCCACGTGGCCCCCGAGGCAGCCGCGGCCGTCGTGGAGGACATGACCGGCGGCAGTCTGGAGGACGCCCTGCGCCGGGACCCGGAGGCGGCCGGACCGGCGCTGCGGGAACTCGCCGAGTCCCTGCGCGCCCTGCACGGCTGCCGCTCCGCCGCCCACGGCAAGGTCGCCGTCATCGACAACGGCGGTGTCGCGTACGGCGATGCGTGCGCCGGGGTCGTCGCCGGGCGGGCCCTGTCCGACATCGCCGAGACCGCCGTACGCGATCCGCGCATCGCCGCCGCCCGGGAGCGGCTGGAGGACGCCGTACGCTCACTCGCCGACGCGGTACGTCCGCGTACCGAGCACAGCCTCGTCCACGGTGAACTCGGCCCGGACCATGTCCTGTTGGACGCCGACGGGCGGCCCGTGCTGATCGACATCGAAACGCCTGCGGCTGTACCGGTTCGCGATGCATCTGAACCTCGTCGCCGGGCCGTTGCGGCTGGGCGACGGGGATTTTCCCGTTGCCGAACCCATGCGAGCGATCGCGGAGTACAACCTGGCGCGGGCGCTGGAGCTGGTGACGCCCTGACCGCCAGGCACAGGTTCCACGGTGCTACGGCGTCCGCCTCCTGA
- a CDS encoding fumarate reductase/succinate dehydrogenase flavoprotein subunit, whose translation MSVVDRQEWDVVVVGAGGAGLRAAIEARERGARTAVICKSLFGKAHTVMAEGGIAAAMANANEHDNWQVHFRDTMRGGKFLNQWRMAELHAQEAPDRVWELETWGALFDRTKDGRISQRNFGGHEYPRLAHVGDRTGLELIRTLQQKIVALQQEDFKETGDYESRLKVFQECTVTRILKNGDRVSGVFAYERETGRFFVLEAPSVVVATGGIGKSFKVTSNSWEYTGDGHALALLAGARLLNMEFVQFHPTGMVWPPSVKGILVTESVRGDGGVLRNSEGKRFMFDYIPDVFKEKYAESEEEGDRWYEDPDHNRRPPELLPRDEVARAINSEVKAGRGSPHGGVFLDVSTRMPAEVIRRRLPSMYHQFKELADVDITAEAMEVGPTCHYVMGGIAVDSDTAAARGVPGLYAAGEVAGGMHGSNRLGGNSLSDLLVFGRRAGWHAAEYAQAHQRPPVDDAQVDAASAEALRPFSAEADREGEAGPPENPYTLHQELQQTMNDLVGIIRREGEMEQALHKLAELRVRARRAGVEGHRQFNPGWHLALDLRNMLLVSECVARAALERTESRGGHTREDHPTMDRAWRNVNLLCALADPSGSLATNDGGRGQIRLTRENTDPIRPDLLALFEKEELVKYLAEEELYE comes from the coding sequence ATGTCCGTGGTCGACCGCCAGGAGTGGGACGTCGTCGTGGTCGGTGCCGGTGGCGCCGGGCTGCGCGCCGCGATCGAGGCGCGCGAGCGGGGCGCCCGTACGGCGGTGATCTGCAAGTCGCTGTTCGGCAAGGCGCACACGGTGATGGCCGAGGGTGGCATCGCCGCGGCCATGGCCAACGCCAACGAGCACGACAACTGGCAGGTCCATTTCCGCGACACCATGCGCGGCGGCAAGTTCCTCAACCAGTGGCGGATGGCCGAGCTGCACGCGCAGGAGGCCCCGGACCGGGTGTGGGAGCTGGAGACCTGGGGCGCGCTGTTCGACCGTACCAAGGACGGCCGGATCTCCCAGCGCAACTTCGGCGGCCACGAGTATCCGCGCCTCGCCCACGTCGGCGACCGTACGGGCCTGGAGCTGATCCGCACGCTCCAGCAGAAGATCGTCGCCCTGCAGCAGGAGGACTTCAAGGAGACCGGGGACTACGAGTCCCGCCTGAAGGTCTTCCAGGAGTGCACGGTCACGAGGATCTTGAAAAACGGCGATCGTGTTTCCGGGGTGTTCGCCTACGAGCGCGAGACCGGCCGTTTCTTCGTCCTGGAGGCCCCGTCGGTCGTGGTCGCGACCGGCGGCATCGGCAAGTCCTTCAAGGTCACCTCGAACTCCTGGGAGTACACCGGCGACGGCCACGCGCTGGCGCTGCTGGCCGGCGCGCGGCTGCTGAACATGGAGTTCGTGCAGTTCCACCCGACGGGCATGGTCTGGCCGCCGTCGGTGAAGGGCATCCTGGTCACCGAGTCGGTGCGCGGCGACGGCGGGGTGCTCAGGAACTCCGAGGGCAAGCGGTTCATGTTCGACTACATCCCGGACGTCTTCAAGGAGAAGTACGCGGAGTCCGAGGAGGAGGGCGACCGCTGGTACGAGGACCCGGACCACAACCGGCGCCCTCCCGAACTGCTCCCCCGCGACGAGGTGGCCCGCGCCATCAACTCCGAGGTGAAGGCGGGCCGCGGCTCGCCGCACGGCGGGGTCTTCCTCGACGTGTCCACCCGGATGCCGGCCGAGGTGATCCGGCGTCGGCTGCCCTCCATGTACCACCAGTTCAAGGAGCTGGCGGACGTCGACATCACGGCGGAGGCGATGGAGGTCGGGCCGACCTGTCACTACGTGATGGGCGGCATCGCGGTCGACTCCGACACGGCGGCGGCGCGCGGCGTGCCGGGTCTGTACGCGGCCGGTGAGGTCGCGGGCGGCATGCACGGCTCCAACCGGCTCGGCGGCAACTCCCTCTCGGACCTGCTGGTGTTCGGCCGTCGCGCGGGCTGGCACGCGGCGGAGTACGCGCAGGCGCACCAGCGCCCGCCGGTGGACGACGCCCAGGTCGACGCGGCGTCCGCGGAAGCCCTGCGGCCCTTCTCGGCGGAGGCCGACCGGGAGGGCGAGGCGGGCCCGCCGGAGAACCCGTACACCCTGCACCAGGAACTCCAGCAGACCATGAACGACCTGGTCGGCATCATCCGCCGCGAGGGCGAGATGGAGCAGGCCCTGCACAAGCTCGCTGAGCTGCGGGTACGCGCCCGCCGGGCCGGCGTCGAGGGCCACCGCCAGTTCAACCCGGGCTGGCATCTCGCCCTCGACCTGCGGAACATGCTGCTGGTCAGCGAGTGCGTGGCCCGCGCGGCCCTGGAACGCACCGAGTCGCGCGGTGGCCACACCCGCGAGGACCACCCGACGATGGACCGCGCCTGGCGCAATGTGAACCTGCTCTGCGCGCTCGCCGACCCCTCCGGCAGCCTCGCGACGAACGACGGCGGCCGCGGCCAGATCCGCCTCACCCGCGAGAACACCGATCCCATCCGCCCGGACCTGCTCGCCCTCTTCGAGAAGGAGGAGCTGGTCAAGTACCTCGCCGAAGAGGAGCTGTACGAGTGA
- a CDS encoding ABC transporter substrate-binding protein — protein sequence MSRGGRHAYGALSVLAAGALVLTGCSKGGSDSSGNGKKDQQDAKRQQALIKFGSAADSTGPAAPVPGAKSGGAMEVLQRDSYAHLDPGQIYVSDMMSVAQLLHRGLTGYKATSDDGHQHEVVGDLATDSGTTTDGGKTWKYTLKDGIKFADGTPITSTDIRHTFERLFAPFINQGPTYIQQWLADTSGAAYRKLLPDGPYKGKHLPDSVLQTPDEKTIVFHFKTPHPDLPYALAMAGYSAVSEKGDTKEKYDKAPLVSGPYKIQSFKSGKSMVLVKNTNWDPKTDPIRHQYVDQFNITFNQQFETSTKALLADSGADQTGVSFNNQVDAGNLSQVLKDPKMKSRTVSGYQPYVGQMNINMSHPAMKDKTVREAIAYALPITPFVRAYGGTDAMEVAGGLISPTVSGYDPSFDPWGKKKNPAGDPAKAKALLQKAGKLGMKLTFGYINTPEGQQYSTAMAAGLQKAGFNVQRQEIPAETYYDQVSKLNNNYDIFHTAWGADWPSSSTVIPPLYDGRVIADGAQNYSQVNDPKINSEIDRINKITDPVKAAAEWETLDEYIVKDSVNVVPTAYYKQSQIAGSKVGGLVYDDVIGGVDPRRLFIK from the coding sequence ATGAGTAGGGGCGGACGCCACGCATACGGCGCACTCTCCGTGCTCGCGGCCGGAGCTCTTGTGCTCACCGGCTGCAGCAAGGGCGGCAGCGACTCCAGCGGCAACGGCAAGAAGGACCAGCAGGACGCCAAACGACAGCAGGCGTTGATCAAGTTCGGCAGTGCGGCCGACTCCACCGGCCCGGCGGCACCCGTGCCCGGCGCCAAGTCCGGCGGCGCGATGGAGGTGCTGCAGCGGGACTCGTACGCGCACCTGGACCCGGGCCAGATCTACGTCTCCGACATGATGTCCGTCGCACAGCTGCTGCACAGAGGCCTGACCGGCTACAAGGCCACGAGCGACGACGGCCACCAGCACGAGGTGGTCGGCGACCTCGCCACCGACTCCGGCACCACCACCGACGGCGGCAAGACCTGGAAGTACACACTCAAGGACGGCATCAAGTTCGCGGACGGCACGCCGATCACATCCACGGACATACGCCACACCTTCGAGCGGCTCTTCGCGCCGTTCATCAACCAGGGCCCCACCTACATCCAGCAGTGGCTCGCGGACACCTCCGGCGCCGCCTACCGCAAGCTGCTGCCCGACGGGCCGTACAAGGGCAAGCACCTGCCTGACTCCGTCCTGCAGACCCCGGACGAGAAGACGATCGTCTTCCACTTCAAGACCCCGCACCCGGACCTGCCCTACGCGCTGGCCATGGCCGGCTACTCGGCGGTCTCGGAGAAGGGCGACACCAAGGAGAAGTACGACAAGGCACCGTTGGTGTCCGGCCCGTACAAGATCCAGTCGTTCAAGTCCGGCAAGTCGATGGTGCTCGTCAAGAACACCAACTGGGACCCGAAGACGGACCCGATCCGGCACCAGTACGTGGACCAGTTCAACATCACGTTCAACCAGCAGTTCGAGACCTCCACCAAGGCCCTGCTCGCCGACAGCGGTGCCGACCAGACCGGCGTCAGCTTCAACAACCAGGTCGACGCGGGCAACCTGTCCCAGGTCCTCAAGGACCCGAAGATGAAGTCCCGCACGGTCTCCGGCTACCAGCCGTACGTCGGCCAGATGAACATCAACATGAGCCACCCGGCCATGAAGGACAAGACGGTCCGCGAAGCCATCGCCTACGCGCTGCCGATCACCCCGTTCGTGCGCGCCTATGGCGGCACCGACGCCATGGAGGTCGCGGGCGGCCTGATCTCCCCGACCGTCTCCGGCTACGACCCCTCCTTCGACCCGTGGGGCAAGAAGAAGAATCCCGCCGGTGACCCGGCCAAGGCCAAGGCGCTGCTGCAGAAGGCCGGCAAGCTGGGCATGAAGCTGACCTTCGGCTACATCAACACCCCCGAGGGCCAGCAGTACTCCACCGCCATGGCGGCGGGCCTGCAGAAGGCCGGCTTCAACGTCCAGCGCCAGGAGATCCCGGCCGAGACCTACTACGACCAGGTCTCCAAGCTCAACAACAACTACGACATCTTCCACACCGCGTGGGGCGCCGACTGGCCGTCCTCCTCGACCGTGATCCCGCCGCTGTACGACGGCCGGGTGATCGCCGACGGTGCGCAGAACTACTCCCAGGTCAACGACCCGAAGATCAACAGCGAGATCGACCGGATCAACAAGATCACCGACCCGGTCAAGGCGGCGGCCGAGTGGGAGACGCTCGACGAGTACATCGTGAAGGACAGCGTCAACGTCGTCCCGACCGCGTACTACAAGCAGAGCCAGATCGCCGGTTCCAAGGTCGGCGGCCTCGTCTACGACGACGTGATCGGCGGCGTCGACCCGCGTCGCCTCTTCATCAAGTAA
- the typA gene encoding translational GTPase TypA: MATRHDIRNVAIVAHVDHGKTTIVDGMLKQAGAFAAHQLDSVDDRMMDSNDLEREKGITILAKNTAVKYHPKDGGDPITINIIDTPGHADFGGEVERGLSMVDGVVLLVDASEGPLPQTRFVLRKALQQRLPVILCINKTDRPDSRIDEVVNETYDLFLDLDADEEQIEFPIVYACGRDGIASLTKPDDGTVPADSDSLEPFFSTILEHIPAPTYEEEAPLQAHVTNLDADNFLGRIALLRVEQGELRKGQTVAWIKRDGSIQNVRITELMMTEALTRKPAEKAGPGDICAVAGIPDIMIGETLADTENPIPLPLITVDEPAISMVIGTNTSPLVGRGGTGKGADAKSAVKDRKVTARQVKDRLDRELIGNVSLRVLDTERPDAWEVQGRGELALAILVEQMRREGFELTIGKPQVVTKDVDGKTYEPVERMTIDVPEEHMGAVTQLMGVRKGRMDNMSNHGSGWVRMEFVVPSRGLIGFRTEFLTQTRGTGIGHSIHEGFEPWFGTLQTRNNGSLVADRSGAVTAFAMTNLQERGVLFTEPGTEVYEGMIVGENSRSDDMDVNITKEKKLTNMRSSSADSFEAIVPPRKLSLEQSLEFCRDDECVEVTPEAVRIRKVNLDQRERARAASRAKHG, encoded by the coding sequence ATGGCCACGCGCCACGACATCCGCAACGTCGCCATCGTCGCTCACGTCGACCACGGCAAGACCACCATCGTCGACGGCATGCTGAAGCAGGCCGGCGCGTTCGCCGCCCACCAGCTCGACTCGGTCGACGACCGCATGATGGACTCGAACGACCTGGAGCGTGAGAAGGGCATCACGATCCTCGCCAAGAACACGGCGGTGAAGTACCACCCCAAGGACGGCGGGGACCCGATCACCATCAACATCATCGACACCCCGGGCCACGCCGACTTCGGTGGCGAGGTCGAGCGCGGTCTGTCGATGGTCGACGGTGTGGTGCTGCTCGTCGACGCCTCCGAGGGCCCGCTGCCGCAGACCCGCTTCGTGCTGCGCAAGGCGCTCCAGCAGCGCCTGCCCGTCATCCTGTGCATCAACAAGACGGACCGCCCGGACTCCCGCATCGACGAGGTCGTCAACGAGACCTACGACCTCTTCCTCGACCTGGACGCGGACGAGGAGCAGATCGAGTTCCCGATCGTCTACGCCTGCGGCCGTGACGGCATCGCCTCGCTGACCAAGCCGGACGACGGCACGGTCCCGGCCGACAGCGACAGCCTGGAGCCGTTCTTCTCCACGATCCTGGAGCACATCCCGGCCCCGACCTACGAGGAGGAGGCCCCGCTCCAGGCGCACGTCACCAACCTCGACGCCGACAACTTCCTCGGCCGTATCGCGCTGCTCCGTGTCGAGCAGGGCGAGCTGCGCAAGGGCCAGACCGTCGCCTGGATCAAGCGCGACGGTTCGATCCAGAACGTCCGCATCACCGAGCTGATGATGACCGAGGCCCTCACCCGCAAGCCGGCGGAGAAGGCCGGCCCGGGTGACATCTGCGCCGTAGCCGGTATCCCGGACATCATGATCGGCGAGACCCTCGCCGACACCGAGAACCCGATCCCGCTGCCGCTGATCACGGTCGACGAGCCCGCGATCTCCATGGTCATCGGTACGAACACCTCGCCGCTGGTCGGCCGTGGCGGCACCGGCAAGGGTGCCGACGCGAAGTCGGCCGTCAAGGACCGCAAGGTCACCGCCCGTCAGGTCAAGGACCGCCTGGACCGCGAGCTGATCGGTAACGTCAGCCTCCGGGTGCTGGACACCGAGCGCCCCGACGCCTGGGAGGTGCAGGGCCGCGGTGAGCTGGCGCTGGCCATCCTGGTCGAGCAGATGCGCCGCGAGGGCTTCGAGCTGACCATCGGCAAGCCCCAGGTGGTCACCAAGGACGTCGACGGCAAGACGTACGAGCCCGTCGAGCGCATGACGATCGACGTGCCCGAGGAGCACATGGGCGCGGTCACGCAGCTCATGGGCGTCCGCAAGGGCCGGATGGACAACATGTCGAACCACGGCTCCGGCTGGGTCCGCATGGAGTTCGTCGTGCCGTCCCGCGGTCTGATCGGCTTCCGGACCGAGTTCCTGACCCAGACCCGCGGCACCGGCATCGGCCACTCGATCCACGAGGGCTTCGAGCCCTGGTTCGGCACCCTGCAGACGCGTAACAACGGCTCGCTGGTCGCCGACCGCTCCGGTGCCGTCACCGCGTTCGCGATGACGAACCTCCAGGAGCGCGGTGTCCTCTTCACGGAGCCTGGCACCGAGGTGTACGAGGGCATGATCGTCGGCGAGAACTCCCGCTCCGACGACATGGACGTCAACATCACCAAGGAGAAGAAGCTCACGAACATGCGGTCTTCGTCGGCCGACTCGTTCGAGGCGATCGTGCCGCCGCGCAAGCTGTCGCTCGAGCAGTCGCTGGAGTTCTGCCGCGACGACGAGTGCGTCGAGGTGACCCCGGAGGCCGTTCGCATCCGCAAGGTCAACCTCGACCAGCGGGAGCGGGCGCGCGCCGCGAGCCGCGCCAAGCACGGCTGA
- a CDS encoding ABC transporter permease, which translates to MTSPIDIEGGGTSVVVDGEPGPETKSEAVKLEGRSPGQLMWLRFKRDRTGVISAYVVGFFFLIGLLAPLISKLYGKNPYTVYADERPELFDSAGVPVQPNGGISSEFWFGLEPGNGYDVFTKLVYGIRTSLMISVAVTVAVVLTGILLGVTAGYVGGRTDYFIGRVIDFLLAFPAQLFFIASMPVVVSLFVSPRDQTPTYVRVVALIIVQWFLGWMGLGRILRGTALALREREFIEAARVSGASSWRIIRREILPNVVTPLLVQSTYLLPGFVTAEAGLSFLGVGIVEPTPDWGQMFSKASTELVMQNDITYMFFPGVSMIIFVVAFNLLGDSVRDAFDPKTAR; encoded by the coding sequence GTGACAAGTCCTATCGACATTGAGGGCGGCGGGACTTCGGTCGTCGTCGACGGCGAACCAGGGCCGGAGACGAAGAGCGAAGCCGTCAAGCTCGAGGGCCGGTCCCCCGGCCAACTGATGTGGCTGCGCTTCAAGCGCGACCGCACGGGCGTGATCTCGGCCTACGTCGTGGGCTTCTTCTTCCTGATCGGACTGCTCGCCCCGCTGATCTCCAAGCTGTACGGCAAGAACCCGTACACGGTGTACGCGGACGAACGTCCGGAGCTCTTCGACAGCGCAGGTGTGCCGGTGCAGCCCAACGGCGGTATCAGCAGCGAGTTCTGGTTCGGCCTGGAACCCGGCAACGGCTACGACGTCTTCACCAAGCTGGTCTACGGCATCCGCACCTCGCTGATGATCTCGGTCGCCGTCACCGTCGCGGTCGTCCTGACCGGCATCCTGCTCGGCGTCACCGCCGGCTATGTCGGCGGCAGGACCGACTACTTCATCGGCCGGGTCATCGACTTCCTGCTCGCCTTCCCGGCGCAGCTGTTCTTCATCGCGAGCATGCCGGTCGTCGTCTCCCTGTTCGTCAGCCCGCGCGACCAGACCCCCACCTATGTCCGGGTGGTGGCCCTGATCATCGTCCAGTGGTTCCTGGGCTGGATGGGGCTCGGCCGGATCCTGCGCGGCACCGCACTCGCCCTGCGGGAACGGGAGTTCATCGAGGCGGCCCGGGTCAGCGGTGCCTCGTCGTGGCGGATCATCCGCAGGGAGATCCTGCCGAACGTCGTCACGCCGCTGCTGGTGCAGTCGACGTACCTGCTGCCCGGTTTCGTGACGGCCGAGGCCGGTCTGTCCTTCCTGGGCGTCGGCATCGTCGAACCGACGCCGGACTGGGGGCAGATGTTCTCCAAGGCGTCCACCGAACTGGTGATGCAGAACGACATCACCTACATGTTCTTCCCCGGCGTCTCGATGATCATCTTCGTCGTCGCGTTCAACCTGCTCGGGGACTCGGTCAGAGACGCCTTCGATCCCAAGACCGCGCGCTGA